In Parerythrobacter aestuarii, the sequence TGCGTTCGATCCGGTCGAGCTTTTCGTCCAGCTTGCCTACTGCACCACGCAGTTCCGCGATCTCGTCCCGGTTGGGCATGTTCGCGGCCTCGAGGAAGCGAGTCATTTGCTCGTGCATGGTCTCGCGCAGCTTGAGAGACATCGCCATCGCCGCGTCCTGCGTCTTGCCGAACTGCGGCGTACTCATGAAGTTGTTGGCGAATTGGTTGGACATGTCCTCCCACTGCGTGAGCATCTGCCCGAACAGCTGGTTGATATCGCCCTTTTGATCTGCGGCCATGGTTCGCGTCCTTTCAGGAGGCAGTGGCGGATGGGGTGGGATTCGAACCCACGGTACGGTTACCCGCACGCCGGTTTTCAAGACCGGTGCATTCAACCACTCTGCCACCCATCCATCAAGCCCGCTCGCTAGCGAGACAAAACGCTATTGTCACCAGCATTCAGCCGCCTAGGAACGGACTATGGCAAAAGGCACCCACGATTTTGCGCCGGACCCGCGCAACGAGAGCATCCTGATCAACGTCAATGGCACGCTTGTGCCGCGGCCCGAGGCGACCGTATCCGTTTTCGACAGCGGCTTCATGCTGGGCGACGGGGTGTGGGAAGGGCTGCGCGTGCACAAGGGCAGGATCGCCTTCCTCGCCGCCCATCTCGACCGGTTGTACGAGGGAGCCAAGGCGATTGCGATGGACATCGGCCTGACGCGTGACGAACTGACGTCACGACTGTACGAGACCATCGATGCCAACGCCATGCGCGAAGAGGAAGGCGTACACATCCGCCTGATGGTGACGCGCGGGATCCGCTCGACGCCTTATCAGGACCCGCGGGTGGTGATCTCGCCCGCGACAATCGTCATCATCCCCGAATACAAGGCCCCGCTGCCGTCCACCATCGAGACCGGCATCCGGCTGTTCACGGTCCACGTCAGGCGCGGCGACCCGGCGGTGCAGGACCAAAAGCTGAACTCGCATTCCAAGCTCAACTGCATCACCGCTTGCATCCAGGCCACGCAGGCCGGAGCGGACGAAGCGCTGATGCTCGACCCGCACGGCTTCGTTGCCACCTGCAATTCCACGCACTTTTTCATCGTCCGCAAGGGCGAGGTGTGGACCTCTAGCGGCGACTATTGCCTTGGCGGCATCACGCGATCCAATGTCATCCAGGTCTGCCGCGAAGCCGGCATCCCGGTATTCGAGAAGAACTTCTCGCTGACCGATGTCTATGGCGCGGACGAGGCCTTCGTGACGGGAACATTCGCTGGTGTCGTGCCGGCAACCGAAGTCGACGGACGCCAGCTGACCGAGGGCAGGGGGCCGATGGTGGAGCGACTACAGGGCCTCTACAAGGCGCTTATCGAGCGGGATGTGACGCAATGACGTCATCGCAAGGCACTGATTGTATTAGGATTGCCATGTGGAGCGGCCCCCGCAACCTCTCCACCGCGATGATGCGCAGCTTCTCTGGTCGCAGCGATACTTACGTCAGCGATGAGCC encodes:
- a CDS encoding aminotransferase class IV, which produces MAKGTHDFAPDPRNESILINVNGTLVPRPEATVSVFDSGFMLGDGVWEGLRVHKGRIAFLAAHLDRLYEGAKAIAMDIGLTRDELTSRLYETIDANAMREEEGVHIRLMVTRGIRSTPYQDPRVVISPATIVIIPEYKAPLPSTIETGIRLFTVHVRRGDPAVQDQKLNSHSKLNCITACIQATQAGADEALMLDPHGFVATCNSTHFFIVRKGEVWTSSGDYCLGGITRSNVIQVCREAGIPVFEKNFSLTDVYGADEAFVTGTFAGVVPATEVDGRQLTEGRGPMVERLQGLYKALIERDVTQ